In Herbaspirillum seropedicae, a single window of DNA contains:
- a CDS encoding HAD family hydrolase, protein MNLALFDLDHTLLPLDSDHEWGEFMARIGAVDADSFRKANDQWFAHYQNGTLDPVAYLEFALGNLARFSREQLDEMHLQFMDEVVKPAILPQAVALVKKHLDAGDLVAIVTATNHFVTKPIALHFGVEHLIAAMPVLDAQGNLTGKLDGTPTFGPGKIVHTEAWLDRLGHALDKFERSYFYSDSQNDIPLLERVTDPIATNPNDKLLAHAQARGWPVLNLFADGHAQ, encoded by the coding sequence ATGAACCTCGCCCTTTTCGATCTCGACCACACCCTGCTGCCGCTCGACTCCGACCACGAGTGGGGCGAATTCATGGCGCGCATCGGCGCCGTGGATGCCGACAGCTTCCGCAAGGCCAATGACCAATGGTTCGCCCATTACCAGAACGGCACGCTGGACCCGGTGGCCTACCTGGAATTCGCACTGGGCAACCTGGCGCGCTTCTCGCGCGAGCAGCTCGATGAGATGCACCTGCAATTCATGGACGAAGTGGTCAAGCCCGCCATCCTGCCGCAAGCCGTGGCGCTGGTGAAGAAGCACCTGGACGCCGGCGACCTGGTGGCCATCGTCACCGCCACCAACCACTTCGTGACCAAGCCCATCGCCTTGCACTTCGGCGTGGAACACCTGATCGCCGCCATGCCGGTGCTGGACGCCCAAGGCAACCTCACCGGCAAGCTCGACGGTACGCCCACCTTCGGCCCCGGCAAGATCGTCCATACCGAAGCCTGGCTGGACCGCCTGGGCCACGCCCTCGACAAGTTCGAACGCAGCTACTTCTACAGCGATTCGCAGAACGACATTCCGCTCCTGGAACGCGTGACCGATCCCATTGCCACCAACCCCAACGACAAGCTGCTGGCGCATGCCCAGGCGCGCGGCTGGCCGGTGCTGAACCTCTTTGCCGACGGCCACGCGCAATGA
- the hda gene encoding DnaA regulatory inactivator Hda, with amino-acid sequence MKQIPLDLSADQPQSFDSFVTGRNAELLERLKLLATAGVDQSTQTGSASTDRFLYLWAEAGAGKTHLLQALATRVAQEGRQARLIRADSPDAAFDYSPQITHYLLDDVDQLFEEQQIAAFNLFNQIREQGGWMVCSGTLPPTRLELREDLRTRLGWGLIYQVHDLSDDEKIAALLQITLDRGLEIPPAVMMYMLTHYRRDMPSLSRMLDALDRYSLATKRAITLPLLRELLQQESGEQ; translated from the coding sequence ATGAAACAGATTCCGCTCGACTTGAGCGCGGACCAGCCGCAGAGCTTCGACAGCTTCGTGACCGGCCGCAATGCAGAACTGCTGGAGCGCTTGAAGCTGCTGGCCACGGCCGGCGTGGACCAGTCCACCCAGACCGGCAGCGCCAGCACCGACCGCTTCCTCTACCTCTGGGCCGAAGCCGGCGCAGGCAAGACCCACCTGCTGCAGGCCCTGGCCACCCGCGTGGCGCAGGAGGGCCGCCAGGCCCGCCTGATCCGCGCCGATTCGCCCGATGCGGCCTTCGACTACAGCCCGCAGATCACCCACTACCTGCTCGATGATGTCGATCAGTTGTTCGAGGAACAACAGATCGCCGCCTTCAACCTGTTCAACCAGATCCGCGAACAGGGCGGCTGGATGGTCTGCTCCGGCACCCTGCCGCCGACCCGGCTGGAGCTGCGCGAAGACCTGCGCACCCGCCTCGGCTGGGGCCTGATCTACCAGGTGCATGATCTCTCCGACGACGAGAAGATTGCCGCCCTCTTGCAGATCACGCTGGACCGCGGCCTGGAGATCCCCCCCGCCGTGATGATGTACATGCTCACCCACTACCGCCGCGACATGCCCTCGCTGTCGCGCATGCTCGACGCGCTGGACCGCTACTCGCTGGCCACCAAGCGCGCCATCACCCTGCCTTTGCTGCGCGAACTGTTACAACAGGAATCCGGAGAACAATGA
- a CDS encoding AI-2E family transporter translates to MPFSLSEEQKQNLVWLIVGFLLLALLIALGPMLSPFVAAGIIGYALNPGVDWIASRRLGPVRVPRFVAVTIMVLLLILAGLALVLIVVPLVLRQIPLLQAQVPPLLDKLNAFVSPRLHQLGIDVRLDLAGIKSLLTQQISTSSDEVWTSVLASAKVGGTALLTWLANLLFVPMVLFYLLQDWHQFIKRMQILIPRRWAGRINTMAAEVDGLLGQYLRGQLLVMLVLAVYYSVALTAAGFDSALPVGVLTGLLVFIPYVGFGLGLVLAILAAILQFDGAIGLLWVALIYGVGQVLESFILTPKLVGERIGLHPLVVIFALLAFGQLFGFVGVLLALPASAIVSVIALHVRREYLASNFYNR, encoded by the coding sequence ATGCCTTTTTCTTTGTCCGAAGAGCAAAAACAGAACCTGGTGTGGCTCATTGTCGGTTTTTTGCTATTGGCGCTGCTGATCGCCCTGGGGCCCATGCTCTCCCCCTTCGTCGCCGCCGGCATCATCGGCTACGCCTTGAATCCGGGCGTGGACTGGATCGCCAGCCGCCGCCTGGGGCCGGTCCGGGTGCCGCGTTTCGTGGCCGTGACCATCATGGTGCTGCTGCTGATCCTGGCCGGCCTTGCACTGGTGCTCATCGTGGTGCCGCTGGTGCTGCGCCAGATCCCGCTGCTGCAGGCCCAGGTGCCGCCGCTGCTGGACAAGTTGAACGCCTTCGTCTCGCCGCGCCTGCACCAGCTGGGCATCGACGTGCGCCTGGACCTGGCCGGCATCAAGTCCCTGCTCACCCAGCAGATCAGCACCAGCAGCGATGAAGTCTGGACCTCGGTGCTGGCCTCGGCCAAGGTGGGCGGCACGGCGCTGTTGACCTGGCTGGCCAATCTGCTGTTCGTGCCGATGGTGCTGTTCTACCTGTTGCAGGATTGGCATCAGTTCATCAAGCGCATGCAGATCCTGATCCCGCGCCGCTGGGCCGGCCGCATCAACACCATGGCCGCCGAGGTCGATGGCCTGCTGGGACAGTACCTGCGCGGCCAATTGCTGGTGATGCTGGTGCTGGCGGTCTATTATTCGGTTGCGCTGACCGCTGCCGGCTTCGACAGCGCGCTGCCGGTGGGTGTGCTCACCGGCCTGCTGGTCTTCATCCCCTATGTCGGTTTCGGCCTGGGGCTGGTGCTGGCGATCCTGGCGGCGATCCTGCAGTTCGATGGCGCCATCGGACTGTTGTGGGTGGCCCTGATTTATGGCGTGGGGCAGGTGCTGGAAAGCTTCATCCTCACGCCCAAGCTGGTGGGCGAGCGGATCGGCCTGCACCCGCTGGTGGTGATATTCGCCCTGCTGGCCTTTGGCCAGCTGTTCGGCTTTGTCGGCGTGCTGCTGGCGCTGCCGGCCTCGGCCATCGTCTCGGTGATCGCGCTGCATGTGCGACGCGAATACCTGGCCAGCAATTTTTACAACCGTTGA
- the pcnB gene encoding polynucleotide adenylyltransferase PcnB, with amino-acid sequence MIKKLIRSILGRGKTAAAAASAEPPAPARKTRAKAGADGKIEPDVLGPKEHGIDPSLVSPNAVRVTQTLQEAGYKAFIVGGAVRDLLLGIKPKDFDVATNATPEQVKQLFRRAFIIGRRFQIVHVMFGQELIEVTTFRGASAEAAPKDEHGRVLRDNTFGEQHEDATRRDFTINAMYYDPASQAVLDYHGGIADIRDKKLRIIGEPEARYREDPVRMLRVVRFAAKLKFTIDPASSAPIRVMAPLIDNVPAARVFDEMLKLLMSGHALACLQQLRKEGLHHGLLPLLDVVLEQPLGEKFVTLALADTDARVKQGKGVSPGFLFASLLWHQVLEKWRAYQAAGEYPIPALHLAADDVLDAQTEKLALQRKIASDMRDIWAMQPRFERRVGKAPYKLLEHLRLRAGFDFLLLRCQSGELDAELGEWWEAFIAGTGAEREELIARKPADAAGVAAGPKKRKRRGGRSRSRSGGDADFNDTAPAGDVAPAPAEAPARAESAAPDSDSGASPAPKRRRRRRSSTGGAEGAGGDAGAGSD; translated from the coding sequence ATGATCAAGAAACTGATTCGCTCCATCCTGGGCCGGGGCAAGACGGCCGCCGCAGCAGCCAGCGCCGAGCCCCCCGCGCCAGCCAGGAAGACCCGCGCCAAGGCCGGCGCAGACGGCAAGATCGAGCCCGATGTGCTGGGCCCCAAGGAACATGGCATCGATCCCAGCCTGGTCTCGCCTAATGCCGTGCGGGTCACGCAAACCCTGCAGGAAGCCGGCTACAAGGCCTTCATCGTCGGCGGTGCGGTGCGCGACCTGCTGCTGGGGATCAAGCCCAAGGACTTCGACGTGGCCACCAACGCCACGCCGGAACAGGTCAAGCAACTGTTCCGCCGCGCCTTCATCATCGGCCGCCGCTTCCAGATCGTGCATGTGATGTTCGGCCAGGAACTCATCGAGGTCACCACCTTCCGCGGCGCCTCCGCCGAAGCCGCGCCCAAGGATGAACATGGCCGCGTGCTGCGCGACAACACCTTCGGCGAGCAGCATGAAGACGCCACCCGGCGCGACTTCACCATCAACGCGATGTACTACGATCCGGCCAGCCAGGCCGTGCTGGACTACCACGGCGGCATCGCCGACATCCGCGACAAGAAGCTGCGCATCATCGGCGAACCCGAGGCGCGCTACCGCGAAGATCCGGTGCGCATGCTGCGCGTGGTGCGCTTTGCCGCCAAGCTCAAGTTCACCATCGACCCGGCCAGCAGCGCGCCCATCCGCGTGATGGCCCCGCTGATCGACAATGTGCCGGCCGCGCGCGTGTTCGATGAGATGTTGAAGCTGCTCATGAGCGGCCATGCCCTGGCCTGCCTGCAGCAGCTGCGCAAGGAAGGCCTGCACCATGGCCTCCTGCCGCTGCTGGACGTGGTGCTGGAACAGCCGCTGGGCGAGAAGTTCGTGACCCTGGCGCTGGCCGATACCGATGCCCGTGTCAAGCAGGGCAAGGGTGTCTCGCCGGGCTTCCTGTTCGCTTCGCTGCTGTGGCACCAGGTACTGGAAAAGTGGCGCGCCTACCAGGCGGCCGGCGAATATCCGATTCCCGCACTGCACCTGGCGGCCGATGATGTGCTGGACGCCCAGACCGAAAAGCTGGCCCTGCAGCGCAAGATCGCCTCGGACATGCGTGACATCTGGGCCATGCAGCCGCGCTTCGAACGCCGCGTGGGCAAGGCGCCCTACAAGCTGCTGGAACACCTGCGCCTGCGCGCCGGCTTCGATTTCCTGCTGCTGCGCTGCCAGTCCGGCGAACTCGATGCCGAGCTGGGCGAATGGTGGGAAGCCTTCATCGCCGGCACCGGCGCGGAACGCGAAGAACTGATCGCCCGCAAGCCCGCCGATGCCGCCGGCGTGGCTGCCGGTCCCAAGAAACGCAAGCGTCGTGGCGGACGCAGCCGCAGCCGTAGCGGCGGCGACGCTGACTTCAATGACACCGCACCCGCCGGCGATGTCGCCCCTGCCCCTGCAGAGGCCCCGGCCCGTGCAGAAAGCGCAGCGCCCGACTCCGATAGCGGCGCGAGCCCAGCGCCCAAGCGCCGTCGTCGCCGCCGCAGCAGTACCGGCGGCGCCGAGGGCGCAGGCGGTGATGCGGGCGCCGGCAGCGACTGA
- a CDS encoding proteasome-type protease yields the protein MTYCVAMRLNSGLVFLSDSRTNAGVDHIGTFRKMSVYENPGDRVMVMMTAGNLSISQSIRQMLTERTNAEGRSIWTATSMYEAAQILGDAIRAVHDREAAELSKFGIDFNVSIIFGGQIRGERCRLFQMYSAGNFIESHDENTYFQIGESKYGKPIIDRVVAPQTSLDEAAKCALISMDSTLKSNISVGLPLDLLVYQNEDLAVTRFVTIDEQNQYFQMIRRSWGSQLKRVFEAIDDPVWDAPPEDTQNVLSSVGDISEPVRVPPPNGVARGLQAVPRQILAEQDGDVGQAS from the coding sequence ATGACCTACTGCGTAGCCATGCGCCTCAACAGCGGCCTGGTGTTCCTGTCCGATTCGCGCACCAATGCGGGTGTTGACCATATCGGCACCTTCCGCAAGATGAGTGTTTACGAGAATCCGGGCGACCGCGTGATGGTCATGATGACCGCCGGCAACCTGTCGATTTCGCAATCGATCCGCCAGATGCTGACCGAGCGCACCAATGCCGAGGGACGCAGCATCTGGACCGCCACGTCCATGTACGAAGCCGCACAGATCCTGGGCGACGCCATCCGCGCCGTGCATGACCGTGAAGCGGCCGAGCTGAGCAAGTTCGGCATCGACTTCAACGTCAGCATCATCTTCGGTGGCCAGATCCGGGGTGAACGCTGTAGGCTGTTCCAGATGTATTCGGCGGGCAACTTCATCGAATCGCACGACGAGAACACCTATTTCCAGATCGGCGAATCCAAGTACGGCAAGCCCATCATCGACCGCGTCGTCGCCCCGCAGACCTCGCTGGACGAGGCCGCCAAATGCGCCCTGATCTCGATGGATTCGACGCTGAAGTCCAATATCTCGGTGGGCCTGCCGCTGGACCTGCTGGTCTACCAGAATGAAGACCTGGCCGTGACCCGCTTCGTCACCATTGACGAGCAGAACCAGTATTTCCAGATGATCCGCCGCAGCTGGGGATCGCAGTTGAAGCGCGTCTTCGAAGCCATCGACGACCCGGTCTGGGATGCGCCGCCGGAAGATACGCAGAACGTCCTCTCCAGCGTCGGCGACATCAGCGAGCCGGTGCGCGTGCCGCCGCCCAATGGCGTGGCGCGGGGGCTGCAGGCGGTGCCGCGACAGATCCTGGCTGAACAGGATGGGGATGTCGGGCAGGCAAGCTGA
- the purM gene encoding phosphoribosylformylglycinamidine cyclo-ligase, translating to MTSPSNVSLSYRDAGVDIDAGDALVEAIKPFAKRTTREGVLGGIGGFGALFEISKKYKEPVLVSGTDGVGTKLKLAFHLNRHDTVGIDLVAMSVNDILVQGAEPLFFLDYFACGKLDVPSATDVIKGIAAGCEQAGCALIGGETAEMPSMYPDGEYDLAGFAVGAVEKSKIIDGTKIAPGDVVLGLASSGAHSNGYSLVRKILDVAKPDLEADFHGRKLADVLMAPTRIYVKPLLSLMEKLEVKGMVHITGGGLVENIPRVLQDHLTAELDAKSWTMPPLFTWLQQHGGVADAEMHRVFNCGIGMTVIVSKENADAAEAHLKAAGETVYRIGAIRARAEGEAQTIVR from the coding sequence ATGACTTCACCTTCCAATGTCTCCCTCTCCTACCGTGACGCTGGCGTCGATATCGATGCCGGTGACGCCCTGGTCGAAGCGATCAAGCCGTTCGCCAAGCGCACCACCCGCGAAGGCGTGCTGGGCGGCATTGGCGGTTTCGGCGCCTTGTTCGAGATCAGCAAGAAGTACAAGGAGCCGGTGCTGGTGTCCGGGACCGACGGCGTGGGCACCAAGTTGAAGCTGGCCTTCCACCTGAACCGTCACGATACGGTCGGTATCGACCTGGTGGCCATGAGCGTCAACGACATCCTGGTGCAGGGCGCCGAGCCGCTGTTCTTCCTCGATTACTTTGCCTGCGGCAAGCTGGACGTGCCCTCGGCCACCGATGTCATCAAGGGCATCGCCGCCGGTTGCGAACAGGCTGGTTGCGCCCTGATCGGTGGTGAAACCGCTGAAATGCCCAGCATGTACCCGGACGGTGAATACGACCTGGCCGGTTTCGCTGTTGGCGCGGTGGAAAAGTCCAAGATCATCGATGGTACCAAGATCGCCCCCGGCGACGTGGTGCTGGGCCTGGCCTCCTCGGGCGCGCACTCCAACGGTTATTCGCTGGTGCGCAAGATCCTGGATGTGGCCAAGCCCGACCTGGAAGCCGATTTCCACGGCCGCAAGCTGGCCGATGTGCTGATGGCCCCGACCCGCATCTATGTCAAGCCGCTGCTGTCGCTGATGGAAAAGCTGGAAGTCAAGGGCATGGTCCACATCACCGGCGGCGGCCTGGTCGAGAACATCCCGCGCGTGCTGCAGGATCACCTGACCGCCGAGCTGGACGCCAAGTCCTGGACCATGCCGCCGCTGTTCACCTGGCTGCAGCAGCACGGCGGCGTGGCTGACGCCGAGATGCACCGCGTCTTCAACTGCGGCATCGGCATGACCGTGATCGTCTCCAAGGAAAACGCCGACGCTGCCGAAGCGCACCTGAAGGCGGCTGGTGAAACCGTCTACCGTATCGGCGCCATCCGTGCCCGTGCTGAAGGCGAAGCACAGACCATCGTGCGCTGA
- a CDS encoding alpha-E domain-containing protein, with the protein MLSRTADHLFWMARYTERAENTARMLDVHVQTALLPQSTDDAEQGWRAVLGISELLYGYNQKYDKLTQKDVIDFMVRDPNNPSSIASCLRQARENARAVRGALTTEAWEIQNATWIKMQSYLQTNALEQNPSDFFEWVKHRSHLSRGVTIGTMLEDEAFHFIRLGTFLERADNTARIIDVKFHGAKETQSHKQGQSQSQSQSQSQGAAEETGQLDFYYWAAILRSVSGFEIYRKVYRDVITPERVAELLILRADMPRSLLACMGNVISNLHHVRNDVSADTERFAGKLHADLKFARIEEILEAGLHDTLTEFLERIFELGNRISRDFLVPLAA; encoded by the coding sequence ATGCTCAGCCGTACCGCCGATCACCTCTTCTGGATGGCCCGCTACACCGAGCGCGCCGAGAACACCGCACGGATGCTGGACGTGCACGTGCAGACCGCACTGCTGCCGCAATCCACCGACGACGCCGAACAGGGCTGGCGCGCCGTGCTGGGCATTTCGGAACTGCTCTATGGCTACAACCAGAAATACGACAAGCTCACGCAAAAAGATGTCATCGACTTCATGGTGCGCGATCCCAACAACCCGTCTTCGATCGCCTCCTGCCTGCGCCAGGCCCGCGAGAATGCGCGCGCCGTGCGCGGTGCGCTGACCACCGAAGCCTGGGAAATCCAGAACGCCACCTGGATCAAGATGCAGTCCTACCTGCAGACCAATGCGCTGGAGCAGAACCCCAGCGACTTCTTCGAATGGGTCAAGCATCGTTCGCATCTCTCGCGGGGCGTGACCATCGGCACCATGCTGGAGGATGAGGCCTTCCACTTCATCCGCCTGGGGACCTTCCTGGAGCGGGCCGATAACACGGCGCGCATCATCGACGTCAAGTTCCACGGCGCCAAGGAAACGCAGTCGCACAAGCAGGGCCAGTCACAATCGCAATCACAATCGCAGAGCCAGGGCGCTGCCGAAGAAACCGGCCAGCTCGATTTCTATTACTGGGCTGCGATCCTGCGTTCGGTGTCGGGCTTCGAGATCTACCGCAAGGTCTATCGCGACGTCATCACCCCCGAACGCGTGGCTGAACTGCTGATCCTGCGTGCGGACATGCCGCGCTCGCTGTTGGCCTGCATGGGCAATGTGATTTCCAACCTGCACCATGTGCGCAACGATGTCTCGGCCGACACCGAGCGCTTTGCCGGCAAGCTGCATGCGGACCTGAAATTCGCGCGCATCGAGGAAATCCTGGAAGCTGGGCTGCACGATACGCTCACCGAATTCCTGGAGCGCATCTTCGAGCTGGGCAATCGCATCAGCCGTGATTTTCTTGTTCCTTTGGCAGCATGA